The following are encoded together in the Kribbella voronezhensis genome:
- a CDS encoding TetR/AcrR family transcriptional regulator, which produces MLEQSSHPRSVRAKDSVLAATKELLDEGGLGAATVDAISARSGVSKATIYKHWPCRTAIAAEAFGRRMADSIPLPNEGNVVDDLTEQVRRVSKFYAGPNGKVFAQLLAASVTDEAAAPYFREFFLDARRANVAELWERGLRRGEVNPAISAGTATDLLFGPLIFRLLTGHAPLTADEADAITAAALHGLLTPS; this is translated from the coding sequence ATGCTTGAGCAGTCCTCGCACCCACGCAGCGTGCGCGCCAAGGATTCGGTGCTCGCGGCAACGAAGGAGTTGCTGGACGAGGGCGGGCTCGGGGCGGCGACGGTGGATGCGATCAGTGCCCGGTCCGGGGTGAGCAAGGCGACCATCTACAAGCATTGGCCGTGCCGGACGGCGATCGCGGCCGAGGCGTTCGGGCGGCGGATGGCGGACTCGATCCCGCTGCCGAACGAAGGCAATGTGGTCGACGATCTCACCGAGCAGGTCCGCCGGGTGAGCAAGTTCTACGCCGGGCCGAACGGCAAGGTCTTCGCGCAGTTGCTGGCGGCAAGCGTCACCGACGAGGCGGCCGCGCCGTACTTCCGGGAGTTCTTCCTCGACGCCCGGCGCGCCAACGTCGCCGAACTCTGGGAACGAGGCCTCCGCCGCGGCGAGGTCAACCCCGCCATCTCGGCCGGCACCGCCACCGATCTCCTCTTCGGCCCGCTGATCTTCCGCCTCCTCACCGGCCACGCCCCCCTCACCGCCGACGAAGCCGACGCCATAACCGCAGCCGCCCTCCACGGCCTCCTCACCCCCAGCTAG
- a CDS encoding oxidoreductase, which produces MSVWFVTGASRGFGAGVVAEVLARGNQVVAAARRPEEIERTDRLLPVPLDVTDEAQARAAVETAVREFGRIDVVVNNAGRGLLGAVEEASDSAARAVFDTNVFGVLNVQRAVLPVLRAQRSGRLIQLSSVGGFTGTPGWGLYSATKFAVEGFSEALHGELEPLGIHVTIVEPGLFRTDFLDESSLHQAGEIADYADTVGTMRQSLADWNHAQPGDPVKAARAIVDLAELPDPPLRLQLGGDSVARVEAKLDQVRTELERWRKVSLSTDHDDA; this is translated from the coding sequence ATGAGCGTGTGGTTCGTCACCGGCGCGTCCCGGGGTTTCGGTGCCGGGGTCGTCGCGGAGGTGCTTGCCCGGGGCAACCAAGTGGTCGCCGCGGCGCGGCGGCCCGAGGAGATCGAGCGCACGGATCGACTGCTTCCGGTGCCGCTCGATGTCACCGACGAGGCGCAGGCCCGAGCAGCGGTCGAGACTGCCGTGCGCGAGTTCGGCCGGATCGACGTGGTCGTCAACAACGCGGGACGTGGCCTGCTCGGTGCGGTCGAGGAGGCTTCCGACTCGGCCGCACGAGCGGTCTTCGACACCAATGTCTTCGGCGTCCTCAACGTCCAGCGAGCCGTTCTTCCGGTACTGCGCGCACAACGCAGCGGCCGGCTCATCCAGCTCAGCTCGGTCGGCGGTTTCACCGGTACGCCGGGGTGGGGGCTCTACTCGGCGACGAAGTTCGCCGTTGAAGGGTTCTCCGAAGCACTGCACGGCGAGCTGGAGCCGCTCGGCATCCACGTCACGATCGTCGAGCCAGGGCTGTTCCGGACCGACTTCCTGGACGAGTCGAGCCTTCACCAGGCAGGCGAGATCGCCGACTACGCCGACACGGTGGGCACGATGCGGCAATCGTTGGCCGACTGGAACCACGCCCAGCCGGGTGATCCGGTCAAGGCTGCCCGCGCGATCGTCGACCTGGCCGAGCTGCCCGATCCCCCACTGCGCCTCCAGCTCGGCGGGGATTCGGTCGCCCGGGTCGAGGCCAAGCTCGACCAGGTCCGGACCGAGCTCGAGCGGTGGCGGAAGGTCTCGCTGTCGACGGATCACGACGATGCTTGA
- a CDS encoding GntR family transcriptional regulator encodes MGTQSIGVQPSVRPLEQRESLRDSVANALRAAVISGELEPGQVYSAPTLGARFGVSATPVREAMLDLVREGLVISLRNKGFRVTEMSDEDLDDLAALRQLIEPPTIRDVVPVIPADDFPHLRTLAQDIVVAAEAGNLIDYIEADRVFHVTLLAYSGNRRLVDVVSDLRSQTRLLGLTPLVESGRLGQSAAEHHELMDLIEARDAPGAEHLMRRHIGHVRGLWAGPSDPPPH; translated from the coding sequence GTGGGGACGCAGTCGATCGGTGTGCAGCCGAGTGTGCGGCCGTTGGAGCAGCGGGAGAGCCTGCGGGACAGCGTGGCGAACGCGCTGCGGGCGGCGGTGATCTCCGGCGAGCTGGAACCGGGGCAGGTGTACTCCGCGCCGACGCTCGGCGCCCGGTTCGGGGTCTCCGCGACCCCGGTCCGCGAGGCGATGCTCGATCTCGTCCGCGAAGGCCTGGTCATCTCGCTGCGGAACAAGGGCTTCCGCGTCACCGAGATGTCCGACGAAGACCTCGACGACCTGGCCGCGCTCCGGCAACTGATCGAACCACCGACGATCCGCGACGTCGTCCCCGTGATCCCCGCCGACGACTTCCCCCACCTGCGCACTCTGGCGCAGGACATCGTCGTCGCCGCCGAGGCAGGCAACCTGATCGACTACATCGAGGCGGACCGGGTCTTCCACGTCACCCTGCTCGCCTACAGCGGCAACCGCCGCCTGGTGGACGTCGTCTCCGACCTCCGCTCCCAAACCCGCCTCCTGGGCCTCACCCCTCTGGTGGAAAGCGGCCGCCTGGGCCAATCCGCCGCCGAACACCACGAACTGATGGACCTCATCGAAGCCCGCGACGCCCCCGGCGCCGAACACCTGATGCGCCGCCACATAGGCCACGTCCGAGGCCTCTGGGCCGGCCCCTCGGACCCCCCACCCCACTAA